The Oncorhynchus kisutch isolate 150728-3 unplaced genomic scaffold, Okis_V2 Okis07a-Okis12b_hom, whole genome shotgun sequence genome includes a region encoding these proteins:
- the LOC116352758 gene encoding semaphorin-4F-like isoform X5 gives MSLLNMRTTCFMAVILWLTTGSTRCQTPIPNVHGGLGAVLGVSNASVLLQDPSSETLYLGARDSILALHTSNLTWKHSSIKWEATEEERKSCMGKVKREDDCYNYICLLEVLKDGRIYVCGSYAYNPQCAFIDPVTFVLVKEGGDKVKMENGKGKCPYDPRQPHTAVTAAGDRMCQVSIHQ, from the exons ATGTCACTTCTCAACATGCGGACCACCTGTTTTATGGCCGTGATCTTGTGGCTCACAACTGGTTCAACTCGTTGTCAAACACCAATTCCCAATGTTCACGGAG GGTTAGGTGCAGTTCTGGGGGTGTCCAACGCCAGCGTCCTCCTGCAAGACCCCAGCTCTGAGACACTCTACCTGGGAGCCAGAGACTCCATCCTGGCCCTGCACACCTCCAACCTCACCTGGAAACACTCatca aTTAAGTGGGAGgcaacagaagaggagaggaagtccTGTATGGGTAAAGTCAAGAGAGAG GATGACTGTTATAACTACATCTGTCTGCTGGAGGTTCTGAAGGATGGAAGGATCTACGTCTGTGGCTCCTACGCCTACAATCCCCAGTGTGCTTTCATA gaccCAGTGACGTTTGTCCTAGTGAAGGAAGGTGGTGACAAAGTGAAGATGGAGAATGGGAAGGGGAAATGTCCTTATGATCCCAGACAACctcacactgctgttactgcag CTGGTGACAGGATGTGTCAAGTCTCTATCCACCAATAA
- the dok1a gene encoding docking protein 2 isoform X2, which produces MPSDALNIMDTHVKAGQVYLQHRNVEKKWKQHWLTLYPSSRCGVARLERQEVGGGERAGPSGVWKHQDKVKEKRVIRLSEVIRVLRLPPHAEACPKDNMAAFCVETDGRRFVFAADKDDCVEWVERMCDLAFQGGSTGQQPQIQMEDNQIYVSREEVSEFRVGVKQTDVAMRCGLQGEYYWLQVAQDGLVLKEAETRKSLQDWPYRLIRRYGRDKLTFNIEAGRRCDSGPGTFTFETCQADVIFSLIETAIREQKAVAGDECEGDTVVANRSPNMPRARSPLPKLPDSAAILEGSYSFKPVFSNAIGSEQCLYSQPPNLIGSEECPYSEPADSIKPKAPSLNSYLTPPTASTLTPSIPLHPCNHHVNRTEPVYADPADILSLTPPRSTPPPPPPTSSSCSYHHDNKPEPVYSEVYDRASPLPDKTQQQKQSQDQRGQEPGKEEPIYSAPCVGTPAKGPNTDPFAHLYSQVCKPGSSSPSSSSSPSSSLASSSSSSSSSLTITRTLATRRPTARRQSPEVIYENMGFI; this is translated from the exons AAGTGGAAGCAGCATTGGCTGACTCTCTACCCCTCCAGCCGCTGCGGTGTAGCCAGGCTAGAGCGCCAGGAAGTGGGGGGAGGAGAGCGGGCCGGTCCCTCTGGGGTCTGGAAGCACCAGGACAAAGTTAAGGAGAAGAGGGTGATCCGTCTGTCAGAG GTGATCAGGGTCCTGAGGCTGCCCCCACACGCTGAGGCCTGCCCCAAAGACAACATGGCCGCCTTCTGTGTGGAGACAGACGGCAGGAGGTTCGTCTTCGCAGCGGATAAGGACGACTGTGTGGAGTGGGTGGAGAGGATGTGTGACCTCGCCTTCCAG GGAGGCTCCACTGGTCAGCAGCCCCAAATTCAGATGGAGGACAACCAGATCTACGTCTCCAGGGAGGAAG ttAGTGAGTTCAGGGTGGGTGTGAAGCAGACGGATGTAGCGATGCGCTGCGGCCTCCAGGGGGAGTACTATTGGCTGCAAGTGGCCCAGGACGGGCTGGTCCTTAAGGAGGCGGAGACCAGGAAGAGTTTGCAGGACTGGCCCTATCGGCTGATACGACGCTATGGCAGAGACAAG TTGACGTTCAACATCGAGGCGGGCCGGCGCTGTGACTCTGGACCCGGAACCTTCACCTTTGAGACGTGCCAAGCTGACGTCATCTTCAGCCTCATCGAGACCGCCATACGGGAACAGAAGGCCGTCGCCGGGGACGAATGTGAGGGCGACACTGTGGTTGCTAACCGTAGCCCTAATATGCCTCGTGCTCGTTCACCACTGCCCAAACTACCAGATAGCGCAGCCATTTTGGAGGGCAGCTACAGTTTTAAGCCAGTATTTTCAAATGCTATTGGCTCAGAGCAGTGTTTGTACTCACAGCCGCCTAATTTGATTGGCTCTGAGGAGTGTCCGTACTCTGAGCCAGCAGACAGTATTAAACCCAAAGCCCCTAGCCTCAACTCCTATCTGACGCCCCCAACAGCATCCACCCtcaccccctctatccctctacaccCCTGCAATCACCATGTCAACCGAACGGAACCAGTGTACGCCGACCCAGCAGACATCCTCTCACTCACACCCCCGAgatctacaccaccaccacccccgcCCACTTCCTCTTCCTGCTCTTATCACCACGACAACAAGCCAGAGCCGGTCTACTCCGAGGTGTACGACCGTGCGAGTCCCCTACCTGACAAGACTCAACAACAGAAACAGAGCCAGGACCAGCGGGGGCAGGAACCTGGCAAAGAGGAACCCATCTATAGTGCGCCTTGTGTGGGGACCCCAGCCAAGGGCCCCAACACTGACCCGTTCGCCCACCTTTACAGCCAGGTCTGCAAGCCAGGctcttcatcaccatcatcatcatcatccccctcttcctcactggcctcctcttcctcctcatcatcatcgtcattgaCCATTACCAGGACCTTGGCCACCAGGAGGCCCACTGCTAGACGCCAGTCACCAGAGGTCATCTATGAAAACATGGGGTTCATTTAG
- the dok1a gene encoding docking protein 1 isoform X1, whose translation MPSDALNIMDTHVKAGQVYLQHRNVEKKWKQHWLTLYPSSRCGVARLERQEVGGGERAGPSGVWKHQDKVKEKRVIRLSEVNLTAVIRVLRLPPHAEACPKDNMAAFCVETDGRRFVFAADKDDCVEWVERMCDLAFQGGSTGQQPQIQMEDNQIYVSREEVSEFRVGVKQTDVAMRCGLQGEYYWLQVAQDGLVLKEAETRKSLQDWPYRLIRRYGRDKLTFNIEAGRRCDSGPGTFTFETCQADVIFSLIETAIREQKAVAGDECEGDTVVANRSPNMPRARSPLPKLPDSAAILEGSYSFKPVFSNAIGSEQCLYSQPPNLIGSEECPYSEPADSIKPKAPSLNSYLTPPTASTLTPSIPLHPCNHHVNRTEPVYADPADILSLTPPRSTPPPPPPTSSSCSYHHDNKPEPVYSEVYDRASPLPDKTQQQKQSQDQRGQEPGKEEPIYSAPCVGTPAKGPNTDPFAHLYSQVCKPGSSSPSSSSSPSSSLASSSSSSSSSLTITRTLATRRPTARRQSPEVIYENMGFI comes from the exons AAGTGGAAGCAGCATTGGCTGACTCTCTACCCCTCCAGCCGCTGCGGTGTAGCCAGGCTAGAGCGCCAGGAAGTGGGGGGAGGAGAGCGGGCCGGTCCCTCTGGGGTCTGGAAGCACCAGGACAAAGTTAAGGAGAAGAGGGTGATCCGTCTGTCAGAGGTCAACCTTACTGCT GTGATCAGGGTCCTGAGGCTGCCCCCACACGCTGAGGCCTGCCCCAAAGACAACATGGCCGCCTTCTGTGTGGAGACAGACGGCAGGAGGTTCGTCTTCGCAGCGGATAAGGACGACTGTGTGGAGTGGGTGGAGAGGATGTGTGACCTCGCCTTCCAG GGAGGCTCCACTGGTCAGCAGCCCCAAATTCAGATGGAGGACAACCAGATCTACGTCTCCAGGGAGGAAG ttAGTGAGTTCAGGGTGGGTGTGAAGCAGACGGATGTAGCGATGCGCTGCGGCCTCCAGGGGGAGTACTATTGGCTGCAAGTGGCCCAGGACGGGCTGGTCCTTAAGGAGGCGGAGACCAGGAAGAGTTTGCAGGACTGGCCCTATCGGCTGATACGACGCTATGGCAGAGACAAG TTGACGTTCAACATCGAGGCGGGCCGGCGCTGTGACTCTGGACCCGGAACCTTCACCTTTGAGACGTGCCAAGCTGACGTCATCTTCAGCCTCATCGAGACCGCCATACGGGAACAGAAGGCCGTCGCCGGGGACGAATGTGAGGGCGACACTGTGGTTGCTAACCGTAGCCCTAATATGCCTCGTGCTCGTTCACCACTGCCCAAACTACCAGATAGCGCAGCCATTTTGGAGGGCAGCTACAGTTTTAAGCCAGTATTTTCAAATGCTATTGGCTCAGAGCAGTGTTTGTACTCACAGCCGCCTAATTTGATTGGCTCTGAGGAGTGTCCGTACTCTGAGCCAGCAGACAGTATTAAACCCAAAGCCCCTAGCCTCAACTCCTATCTGACGCCCCCAACAGCATCCACCCtcaccccctctatccctctacaccCCTGCAATCACCATGTCAACCGAACGGAACCAGTGTACGCCGACCCAGCAGACATCCTCTCACTCACACCCCCGAgatctacaccaccaccacccccgcCCACTTCCTCTTCCTGCTCTTATCACCACGACAACAAGCCAGAGCCGGTCTACTCCGAGGTGTACGACCGTGCGAGTCCCCTACCTGACAAGACTCAACAACAGAAACAGAGCCAGGACCAGCGGGGGCAGGAACCTGGCAAAGAGGAACCCATCTATAGTGCGCCTTGTGTGGGGACCCCAGCCAAGGGCCCCAACACTGACCCGTTCGCCCACCTTTACAGCCAGGTCTGCAAGCCAGGctcttcatcaccatcatcatcatcatccccctcttcctcactggcctcctcttcctcctcatcatcatcgtcattgaCCATTACCAGGACCTTGGCCACCAGGAGGCCCACTGCTAGACGCCAGTCACCAGAGGTCATCTATGAAAACATGGGGTTCATTTAG
- the LOC116352758 gene encoding semaphorin-4F-like isoform X4 yields MSLLNMRTTCFMAVILWLTTGSTRCQTPIPNVHGGLGAVLGVSNASVLLQDPSSETLYLGARDSILALHTSNLTWKHSSIKWEATEEERKSCMGKVKREDDCYNYICLLEVLKDGRIYVCGSYAYNPQCAFIDPVTFVLVKEGGDKVKMENGKGKCPYDPRQPHTAVTAGIGGVESLMVVKMED; encoded by the exons ATGTCACTTCTCAACATGCGGACCACCTGTTTTATGGCCGTGATCTTGTGGCTCACAACTGGTTCAACTCGTTGTCAAACACCAATTCCCAATGTTCACGGAG GGTTAGGTGCAGTTCTGGGGGTGTCCAACGCCAGCGTCCTCCTGCAAGACCCCAGCTCTGAGACACTCTACCTGGGAGCCAGAGACTCCATCCTGGCCCTGCACACCTCCAACCTCACCTGGAAACACTCatca aTTAAGTGGGAGgcaacagaagaggagaggaagtccTGTATGGGTAAAGTCAAGAGAGAG GATGACTGTTATAACTACATCTGTCTGCTGGAGGTTCTGAAGGATGGAAGGATCTACGTCTGTGGCTCCTACGCCTACAATCCCCAGTGTGCTTTCATA gaccCAGTGACGTTTGTCCTAGTGAAGGAAGGTGGTGACAAAGTGAAGATGGAGAATGGGAAGGGGAAATGTCCTTATGATCCCAGACAACctcacactgctgttactgcag